One Pleurocapsa sp. PCC 7327 DNA segment encodes these proteins:
- a CDS encoding DUF3531 family protein, translating to MEVQFREFNPFDLWIWIEFETVPSSMEKQYVEELFNSWFYLGKLGAFNAENLQVQEMGIDLSYMDYDIEAAENVMMAPMHNMADFQYLGTWGRCWFDLGTSDPIALDILINALTRLSQEYVEIKRLIIGGQNEDWSTEDKSQSLFSAN from the coding sequence ATGGAAGTACAGTTCCGAGAATTTAATCCCTTCGATCTCTGGATTTGGATAGAGTTTGAAACCGTTCCCTCGTCAATGGAAAAACAATACGTGGAAGAATTGTTTAACTCTTGGTTTTATTTAGGGAAATTAGGCGCTTTTAACGCAGAGAATCTCCAGGTTCAAGAGATGGGGATCGATCTTAGCTATATGGACTACGATATAGAAGCAGCCGAGAATGTCATGATGGCACCGATGCATAATATGGCGGATTTTCAGTATTTAGGAACCTGGGGACGCTGTTGGTTCGACTTGGGAACCAGCGATCCGATCGCGCTTGATATATTGATCAATGCACTGACTCGATTGAGTCAAGAATATGTTGAGATTAAGAGACTAATCATTGGCGGACAGAATGAAGATTGGTCTACAGAAGATAAGAGTCAATCGCTGTTTTCTGCCAATTAA
- a CDS encoding CPBP family intramembrane glutamic endopeptidase: MTDPNHLETEPLTRTQILVVMGVTAVLLLIVAKIWQKLGSIALLDIEFTSGAFLLGIGVAGGIIAASSIIYRLWPAYRRSADAYLELVIKPLIWPDLIWLGLLPGLSEELLFRGVMLPALGLDLTAVIFSSLLFGILHLSGRQQWPYVVWATVVGFVLGYSAWMTGNLLVPIVAHILTNLVSSSLWKAGKAVEISSSR; the protein is encoded by the coding sequence GTGACAGATCCTAATCATCTCGAAACCGAACCCCTGACGCGCACGCAGATTTTAGTGGTGATGGGAGTGACCGCTGTACTTTTGCTGATTGTGGCTAAGATCTGGCAAAAGTTGGGTTCTATCGCTCTTCTCGACATTGAATTTACTTCTGGTGCCTTTTTGTTAGGAATTGGAGTGGCTGGGGGCATTATTGCTGCGAGTAGTATTATCTACCGCCTGTGGCCCGCTTATCGTCGCAGTGCCGATGCTTACCTAGAATTGGTCATCAAGCCTTTAATTTGGCCCGATCTAATTTGGTTGGGATTGCTACCCGGTCTGAGCGAAGAATTGTTGTTTCGAGGCGTCATGTTACCCGCCTTGGGCTTGGATTTGACCGCTGTTATTTTTTCTAGTTTGTTGTTTGGCATTCTTCATCTAAGCGGTCGCCAGCAGTGGCCCTACGTCGTTTGGGCAACTGTGGTAGGATTTGTTCTCGGTTATAGTGCTTGGATGACAGGAAACCTATTAGTTCCCATTGTGGCGCATATTTTGACTAACTTAGTTTCGAGCAGTTTGTGGAAGGCAGGAAAAGCCGTAGAAATTTCTTCGTCTAGATAA
- a CDS encoding DUF3326 domain-containing protein: MIRPYTVVLIVPTGIGASIGGYAGDALPVARAIAQTCDRLITHPNVLNGAQLYWSLPNTLYVEGYGLDKFACLEWGLQPVRQNRIGLILDRAIESELRLRHLQVADAARATLGLDLTDYVITDAPLEVELRTAVSGASWGTIGNPGSLLRAAQTLIHQARADAIAIVARFPDDPGSLALQNYRSGSGVDPLAGAEAVISHLVVRQFQIPAAHAPALMPLPLDPNLSPRAAAEELGYTFLPSVLVGLSRAPQFVTKERNSFSFPPETIWADEVDAAVIPATACGGSAILSLSGQKASIIGVEENRTQMQVTPESLGIEAIKVNSYLEALGVLVAHRAGISPNSLRPNLSSLYRLTQTRDRS; this comes from the coding sequence TTGATTCGTCCTTATACAGTTGTTTTAATCGTCCCGACGGGGATTGGCGCGTCGATTGGCGGTTATGCGGGAGATGCTTTACCCGTAGCCAGAGCGATCGCGCAAACCTGCGATCGCTTGATTACCCATCCCAACGTTCTCAATGGCGCTCAACTCTATTGGTCTCTACCCAATACGCTTTATGTAGAAGGCTACGGACTAGATAAATTTGCCTGTCTAGAATGGGGTTTACAACCCGTTCGTCAAAACCGCATCGGGTTAATCCTCGATCGCGCGATCGAGTCAGAGTTGCGCCTGCGGCACCTACAAGTTGCCGATGCTGCTAGAGCAACACTAGGGCTGGATCTAACCGATTATGTTATTACCGACGCGCCCCTAGAAGTCGAACTTCGCACCGCTGTATCGGGGGCTAGCTGGGGAACCATCGGCAATCCCGGCAGTTTGCTGAGGGCGGCTCAAACTTTGATTCATCAAGCGAGGGCAGACGCGATCGCAATCGTCGCCCGCTTTCCCGACGATCCCGGCAGTCTTGCCCTGCAAAATTATCGATCCGGTTCGGGAGTCGATCCCCTCGCAGGGGCAGAAGCCGTCATTTCCCATCTTGTCGTCCGCCAGTTTCAGATCCCTGCCGCCCACGCACCCGCATTAATGCCGTTACCTCTCGATCCCAATTTATCTCCCCGCGCTGCTGCTGAAGAATTGGGCTATACTTTTCTTCCCAGCGTTTTAGTCGGACTCAGCCGCGCTCCACAATTCGTTACAAAAGAACGAAATTCCTTTTCTTTTCCACCAGAGACGATTTGGGCAGATGAAGTCGATGCCGCAGTTATCCCCGCAACTGCCTGCGGGGGTAGTGCCATTCTCAGTTTAAGCGGTCAAAAAGCCTCGATAATTGGGGTTGAAGAAAATCGCACCCAGATGCAAGTCACTCCAGAATCCCTAGGGATCGAAGCGATTAAGGTAAACTCGTATTTAGAGGCGTTAGGCGTGTTAGTTGCCCATCGTGCTGGGATTAGTCCTAACTCCCTGCGCCCCAATCTATCCTCTCTATATCGCCTGACTCAAACCCGTGACAGATCCTAA
- a CDS encoding ATP-binding protein has protein sequence MNCILNLSEIGDFLKTLKIGKTGKVFILERSGQLVATSADEQPFYRQKDEPKRLAATESRDLLTQATANYLLQQFGNLNRITTSQQLDFDIDGKLHFVQVEPFRDDKGLDWLLVVTIPEADFMEQIQANNRMTLVLSFLALVISLVIGILLVRWITQPILRLKAAATAFADGQFDRKVELERQDELGILAQSFNSMATQLQEAFIALQKTNEELEQRVEKRTLELKEAKETADAANNAKSEFLANMSHELRTPLNGILGYTQILQRSKSLTDNERKAASTIYQCGSHLLTLINDILDLSKIEAGKMDLFPCDLYLPGFLQGVAEFFQIRAYQKGIAFHYHPAVDLPQRIQADEKRLRQVLMNLLGNAIKFTDKGSVTFAIAVEKHQLQTNIYKLRFEIEDTGSGISTEQLEKIFLPFEQVGEASKQIEGTGLGLAISQKILALMNSRLQVQSELGQGSKFWFDVELLKAGSSEKTASPPQQETIIGYRGQRRKILVVDDRLENRLIIANMLQPLGFEVREAQSGQSGIEKAIEIQPDLIIIDLAMPEMDGFEFLQKLRQQSQLTATIAIASSANVFASQVQKSFNVGANAFLPKPIDSGMLLDLLQKHLSLTWVYAQRSPTEI, from the coding sequence TTGAATTGCATACTCAATCTTTCAGAAATTGGGGATTTTCTCAAAACGCTCAAAATCGGAAAAACGGGAAAGGTATTTATTCTCGAACGGAGCGGTCAGTTAGTGGCAACCTCCGCAGACGAACAGCCCTTTTACCGCCAGAAGGACGAACCAAAACGATTAGCTGCTACTGAGAGCCGCGATCTGCTAACCCAAGCGACAGCCAACTATCTGCTGCAACAATTCGGCAATCTCAATCGAATTACTACCAGCCAACAGCTCGATTTCGACATCGACGGAAAGCTTCACTTCGTTCAAGTCGAGCCGTTTCGAGACGATAAAGGCTTGGACTGGCTTTTGGTCGTTACTATTCCCGAAGCAGATTTTATGGAACAAATCCAGGCTAATAACCGCATGACTCTGGTTTTGTCTTTCCTAGCCCTGGTAATTTCTTTGGTTATTGGCATTCTTCTAGTTCGCTGGATTACTCAGCCTATTCTTCGCCTCAAAGCTGCTGCAACGGCTTTTGCAGACGGGCAGTTCGATCGCAAAGTGGAGCTAGAACGACAAGACGAACTCGGCATTTTAGCGCAATCATTTAATAGCATGGCAACTCAGTTGCAGGAGGCTTTTATTGCGCTCCAGAAAACCAATGAAGAATTAGAACAACGGGTAGAAAAACGCACGCTCGAACTAAAAGAAGCCAAAGAAACGGCTGATGCAGCCAATAATGCCAAGAGCGAGTTTTTGGCAAATATGAGTCACGAGCTGCGAACGCCCCTTAACGGCATCTTGGGATACACGCAAATCCTGCAACGATCCAAATCTTTGACTGACAACGAACGCAAAGCTGCCAGCACTATTTATCAATGTGGGTCTCATCTGCTAACGTTAATCAACGATATCTTAGACCTCTCGAAAATCGAAGCTGGTAAGATGGATCTGTTTCCTTGCGATCTGTATTTACCTGGCTTCCTACAGGGAGTGGCTGAATTTTTCCAAATTCGTGCCTATCAAAAAGGAATTGCCTTTCATTACCATCCCGCAGTCGATCTTCCCCAACGCATCCAGGCAGATGAAAAGCGCCTGCGTCAGGTTTTGATGAATCTACTGGGAAATGCGATTAAGTTCACCGATAAAGGTAGCGTTACGTTTGCGATCGCAGTTGAAAAACATCAGCTCCAGACAAATATTTACAAGCTGCGGTTTGAGATTGAGGATACGGGAAGTGGAATATCCACAGAACAGCTTGAGAAAATCTTTCTCCCTTTCGAGCAGGTTGGAGAGGCAAGCAAGCAAATCGAAGGCACGGGTTTAGGATTGGCTATCAGTCAGAAAATTCTGGCGCTGATGAACAGTAGGTTGCAAGTGCAAAGCGAGCTTGGTCAAGGTAGTAAGTTTTGGTTTGATGTCGAACTTCTCAAAGCAGGAAGTAGCGAGAAAACCGCTAGTCCTCCCCAGCAGGAAACTATTATTGGATATCGAGGTCAGAGAAGAAAAATCCTCGTGGTAGACGATCGCTTGGAAAATCGTTTGATAATTGCGAACATGCTCCAGCCGCTTGGGTTTGAAGTTCGCGAAGCACAGAGCGGTCAATCGGGCATAGAAAAGGCGATAGAGATACAACCCGATCTGATTATCATCGATCTGGCGATGCCTGAAATGGATGGCTTTGAATTTTTGCAAAAGTTACGACAGCAGTCCCAACTCACCGCTACGATCGCGATCGCCTCTTCTGCTAATGTATTTGCATCCCAGGTGCAGAAGAGTTTTAATGTTGGAGCCAATGCCTTTCTCCCCAAACCGATAGACTCCGGTATGCTACTGGACTTACTCCAGAAACATCTCAGTTTGACCTGGGTTTACGCCCAGCGATCGCCAACCGAAATTTGA
- a CDS encoding sulfite exporter TauE/SafE family protein, whose product MSIEALDVLYLFASALAAGALNAITGGGSFVSFPVLVFVGAPTISANATNSAALFPGVLASVTAYRRTIFPIKKRLIVLLVSSVFGGIVGGLLLIHTRETTFRQVIPFLMLFATLLFAFKDEVTRRVRSITTNRITISYSLGIVVLVSLVAIYGGFFGGGLGILLLATLTLAGIEDTKDAVAAGRLLSAAINGISLIPLLLSGLVQPQLALLMALGAILGGYFGAMLVRYLPTRVIRQFVILVGATVTCYFFLNL is encoded by the coding sequence ATGTCTATAGAAGCACTCGATGTCTTATATCTGTTCGCAAGTGCGTTAGCCGCCGGAGCATTAAACGCTATTACAGGTGGTGGCAGCTTTGTTTCGTTTCCCGTGTTGGTTTTTGTTGGCGCACCAACCATCAGTGCCAACGCAACTAACAGTGCTGCCTTGTTTCCAGGAGTTCTTGCCAGTGTAACAGCCTATCGACGTACCATCTTTCCTATTAAAAAACGCCTGATAGTTTTATTAGTCAGTAGCGTTTTCGGTGGGATTGTTGGTGGATTGTTACTGATCCACACGAGAGAAACTACATTTCGCCAAGTTATCCCCTTCCTAATGTTGTTTGCTACGCTCTTATTCGCATTTAAAGATGAAGTGACTCGCAGGGTACGTTCTATTACAACCAATCGAATCACTATTAGTTACAGCTTGGGCATAGTTGTCTTAGTATCGCTTGTAGCGATATATGGCGGCTTTTTTGGCGGCGGCTTGGGCATTCTCTTACTGGCTACCCTAACCCTAGCAGGAATTGAGGATACAAAAGATGCTGTAGCTGCCGGACGATTACTCTCTGCTGCAATTAATGGAATTTCATTAATTCCATTACTGTTATCTGGACTCGTACAACCGCAGTTAGCATTGTTAATGGCATTGGGAGCCATTCTAGGAGGCTATTTTGGAGCGATGCTCGTGCGTTATCTGCCAACACGAGTTATCCGGCAATTTGTGATTTTAGTTGGAGCAACGGTAACTTGTTACTTCTTCTTAAACTTATAA
- a CDS encoding IS5 family transposase (programmed frameshift) yields MTYSQVKNLKPTEFKRLCGVYPETFKEMVKVLEAEKVLQKKTGRPNKLSAEDQILMTLEYWREYRTYFHIGTSWGINETTALRITRKVEDILMKSGLFNLPGKKAVQPQNTEIEIVVVDVAEHEIERPKKKQKAYYSGRQKCHTIKSQVLADAKTRQILCIAHEKGKSHDFKIWKNSKIGIEQQIECLADKGYQGIQKLHPNSRIPNKKKRNQQLSLEQKKFNRKLASERIVIENIHRSLKIFRILSSRYRNRRRRFGLRFNLIAGIYNYELLSHSNYAIA; encoded by the exons ATGACTTACTCTCAAGTAAAAAATTTAAAACCGACAGAGTTTAAACGGCTTTGTGGAGTATATCCAGAGACGTTTAAAGAGATGGTAAAAGTTCTAGAAGCCGAAAAAGTCTTACAAAAAAAAACAGGACGACCAAATAAATTAAGCGCAGAAGACCAAATCTTAATGACTCTTGAATATTGGCGAGAGTATCGCACCTATTTTCATATCGGAACTAGCTGGGGAATAAACGAGACAACGGCTTTACGAATCACCAGAAAAGTAGAAGATATTTTAATGAAATCGGGACTTTTCAATCTGCCTGGGAAAAAAGCTGTTCAACCCCAAAATACAGAAATTGAAATTGTCGTAGTAGATGTAGCAGAACATGAAATAGAAAGACCGA AAAAAAAACAAAAAGCTTACTACAGTGGTCGGCAAAAGTGTCACACGATAAAATCGCAAGTTTTAGCTGACGCAAAAACGAGACAAATTCTTTGTATTGCTCATGAGAAGGGAAAAAGTCATGATTTTAAGATTTGGAAAAATAGTAAAATAGGAATCGAACAACAGATAGAATGTTTGGCTGATAAAGGATATCAAGGAATTCAGAAACTTCATCCCAACAGTAGAATTCCCAACAAAAAAAAGCGCAATCAACAGTTAAGTCTAGAGCAAAAGAAGTTTAATCGTAAGTTAGCAAGTGAAAGGATTGTAATTGAAAATATTCATCGCAGTCTAAAAATATTCAGAATTCTTTCAAGTCGATATCGCAACCGAAGAAGACGGTTTGGGTTGAGATTTAATTTGATTGCTGGCATTTATAATTATGAACTTCTTTCCCACTCCAATTATGCGATCGCGTAA
- a CDS encoding ferric reductase-like transmembrane domain-containing protein gives MRSLLMKNPLIIGLSWIGLYLAIILFPLLILLFYPPTPSEERSFWLEFSVALGFIGLAMMAMQFALTARINRIEASYGIDLILQFHRYTSIVAFLFIFVHPIVLFIDNPETLQLLNFLEAPWRARLAAIATLALIAIIVTSIWRKQLNIPYEPWRIAHGILAIVAVGFGLGHALGVSYYLSLFWKGVIWTGIALAALWLLIYVRLVKPWLMVKKPYLVEAILPQRGNVWNLVLRPRGHQGMHFQPGQFAWLTLEISPWRMREHPFSMASSAEHPEYIEFGIKAVGDFTNTIKDVKPGTKAYLDGPYGVFTTDRYENTAGFVFIAGGIGITPIMSMLVTLAEREDERPLLLIYASKTWEDVTYREEIEELKEKLDLTIAHVLREPPSDWSGETGYVDKELLQRYIPKRPATRNYFICATPKMMDVVESALHELGVPVTNVHMEH, from the coding sequence ATGAGAAGTCTGTTAATGAAAAATCCCTTAATTATCGGATTGTCTTGGATCGGTTTGTATTTGGCGATTATTCTGTTCCCATTGTTGATTTTACTTTTTTATCCGCCCACGCCGAGCGAAGAACGAAGTTTTTGGCTAGAATTCTCCGTTGCGCTTGGTTTTATCGGTTTGGCAATGATGGCAATGCAATTTGCCCTAACTGCTCGCATCAATCGCATTGAAGCTTCTTACGGCATCGATTTGATCCTTCAGTTTCACCGCTACACCTCGATAGTGGCATTCTTGTTTATCTTCGTTCATCCAATCGTCTTATTTATCGATAACCCAGAAACCCTACAACTGCTAAATTTTCTCGAAGCTCCGTGGCGAGCGAGATTGGCAGCCATTGCCACTTTGGCACTCATAGCGATTATCGTTACCTCTATCTGGCGCAAACAGCTTAATATTCCTTACGAACCTTGGCGCATCGCCCATGGAATTTTAGCCATTGTTGCCGTTGGTTTTGGTTTGGGACACGCCTTGGGTGTCAGTTACTACCTCAGTTTGTTCTGGAAGGGAGTTATCTGGACTGGGATTGCACTAGCTGCACTGTGGCTATTAATTTATGTTCGTCTAGTCAAGCCTTGGTTGATGGTCAAAAAACCTTACTTGGTAGAAGCCATCTTACCCCAACGCGGCAATGTCTGGAATTTAGTGTTACGTCCGAGAGGACACCAAGGAATGCATTTTCAACCCGGTCAATTTGCTTGGCTAACGCTAGAAATTTCGCCCTGGCGAATGCGAGAACATCCTTTTTCTATGGCTTCGAGTGCCGAACATCCCGAATATATTGAGTTTGGCATCAAGGCGGTCGGCGACTTCACCAATACCATTAAAGACGTAAAACCGGGAACAAAAGCTTATCTCGACGGCCCCTATGGGGTTTTTACCACAGACCGCTACGAGAATACAGCGGGCTTTGTCTTCATTGCCGGAGGAATTGGCATCACGCCAATTATGAGTATGCTTGTCACCTTAGCCGAACGAGAAGACGAACGTCCATTACTGTTGATTTATGCTAGTAAAACTTGGGAAGATGTAACTTACCGCGAAGAAATCGAAGAACTAAAAGAGAAATTAGACCTCACCATCGCGCACGTTCTTAGAGAACCTCCCTCCGATTGGTCGGGAGAGACGGGTTACGTCGATAAAGAACTCCTACAACGCTATATCCCTAAGCGTCCTGCCACTCGCAATTACTTTATCTGTGCCACTCCCAAAATGATGGATGTGGTAGAGTCCGCTTTGCACGAGTTGGGAGTCCCCGTTACTAACGTCCACATGGAACATTAG
- a CDS encoding DUF389 domain-containing protein yields MQDLNKIRARFNRFKNKKIPLQQLEEIRSGLLEESTTDMNYLTLIVGSCIIATLGLLSNSAAVIIGAMIIAPLMLPIRGLAFGALEGNILLFRKALIAITIGTVLSILLALSIGYLVGLPEFGSEIISRSRPTLLDLGIAVAAGGISGFAKVKPEISGSLAGTAIAVALMPPICVIGLGLSQANWSLSIGATLLYLTNLLGIILACMLTFLLAGFTSLKHARKALGFTLAFTAIILIPLSASFFQLIRQARLEASLRQALQNRTITFQRMVLLNSNVDWLTNPPEVRLNVRTKEPVTPRQVMFLEEFLKQEMGQPFTLIFEVGKIEEVRRENFE; encoded by the coding sequence TTGCAAGATCTTAATAAGATTCGTGCTCGTTTTAATCGTTTTAAAAACAAAAAGATTCCCCTACAGCAACTTGAAGAAATTCGCAGCGGACTACTAGAAGAATCAACCACTGATATGAATTATCTGACCCTGATTGTTGGATCTTGTATTATTGCCACGTTGGGATTGCTTTCTAATAGTGCTGCTGTAATTATTGGCGCAATGATTATTGCACCGTTAATGTTACCGATTCGCGGGCTAGCATTTGGCGCTTTAGAAGGCAATATTCTTCTTTTCCGTAAAGCTTTAATTGCGATTACTATCGGGACAGTTCTATCAATTCTCTTAGCTTTATCTATAGGTTATTTAGTCGGATTACCCGAATTTGGTAGCGAAATTATCAGTCGCTCTCGTCCTACTTTACTCGACTTAGGAATTGCTGTTGCTGCGGGAGGAATTAGCGGTTTTGCGAAAGTTAAACCGGAAATTTCTGGTAGTTTAGCCGGAACTGCGATCGCAGTTGCTTTGATGCCACCTATATGTGTTATTGGTTTGGGTTTATCGCAAGCCAATTGGTCGCTTAGTATCGGTGCAACTTTACTTTATCTAACTAATTTGTTAGGAATTATTCTGGCTTGTATGCTGACGTTTTTGCTCGCGGGGTTTACGTCACTCAAACATGCTAGGAAAGCGCTTGGTTTTACACTTGCTTTTACAGCAATAATTCTGATTCCCTTAAGCGCAAGCTTTTTTCAGTTGATAAGGCAAGCTCGACTGGAAGCCAGTTTAAGACAAGCACTACAGAATCGAACGATTACCTTTCAGCGAATGGTACTTCTTAATAGCAATGTCGATTGGTTAACCAATCCACCCGAAGTTCGTCTCAACGTTCGCACGAAAGAACCCGTAACGCCAAGACAAGTCATGTTCTTAGAAGAATTTTTAAAACAAGAAATGGGTCAACCATTTACCTTGATTTTTGAAGTCGGGAAAATTGAAGAAGTGAGACGAGAAAATTTTGAATAA
- a CDS encoding DUF190 domain-containing protein yields MNIWKQLTIYLVESDRWHRQPLYLALIEKARERGLAGVTVTRAIAGFGTHRTIRTSRVLALSADLPIVVTIIDREDAIAQFLPTVRTMVKSGLISLQTVEVLHSSSISNP; encoded by the coding sequence ATGAATATTTGGAAACAACTCACAATTTATCTTGTTGAATCCGATCGCTGGCATCGCCAACCGCTTTATTTAGCGCTTATCGAAAAAGCACGCGAGCGAGGATTAGCTGGAGTAACAGTAACGCGAGCGATCGCAGGTTTTGGAACCCATCGTACTATCCGAACTAGCCGCGTTCTGGCGCTATCTGCCGATCTTCCGATTGTGGTAACGATTATTGACCGCGAAGATGCGATCGCGCAATTTTTGCCAACTGTTCGCACAATGGTTAAATCTGGGCTAATCAGTCTTCAAACTGTGGAAGTTTTACATTCAAGCTCAATCTCAAATCCCTAA
- a CDS encoding universal stress protein — MVIGKRGHQPWERVLVGSVSQAVIESSQIPVILVETSVDNRN, encoded by the coding sequence ATTGTTATTGGCAAACGGGGACATCAACCTTGGGAGCGCGTACTTGTAGGTTCGGTTTCTCAAGCGGTCATAGAAAGTAGTCAAATTCCCGTCATTTTAGTGGAAACTTCAGTGGATAATCGCAATTAA
- a CDS encoding magnesium transporter codes for MSAFLLPRFFRRTHVKEVRLKRALGVISRETIVGILLGAMLGLAVILWAYFLEGSWGVSLVVGISLLAISFLASVAGTALPFLFSKLGLDPALMSAPFITSVVDVLGVLIYLWLARLILQL; via the coding sequence ATCTCAGCTTTTCTTTTGCCTAGATTTTTCCGTCGAACTCACGTCAAAGAAGTTCGCCTCAAAAGAGCGCTGGGAGTCATTTCACGAGAAACAATCGTTGGAATCTTGTTGGGCGCGATGTTAGGGCTAGCAGTCATTTTGTGGGCTTATTTTCTCGAAGGAAGTTGGGGTGTGTCACTAGTAGTGGGAATTAGCTTGCTAGCGATCTCTTTCTTGGCTTCTGTAGCAGGTACGGCGCTCCCCTTTTTGTTTAGCAAACTCGGTCTAGATCCAGCTTTGATGTCGGCACCCTTTATTACTTCCGTCGTTGATGTTTTAGGGGTCTTAATTTATCTGTGGCTAGCACGGCTGATTTTGCAGTTGTAG
- a CDS encoding IS982 family transposase produces MTDIVSRLDITQIFCEVDDFYQTFERHWLSIPLLTAQSGERLCRSRLSLSEVMTIVIAFHGSGYRTFKEFYLRQVLPGWRKAFPHLVSYTRFVELMPWSLMLLCYFVQTRRGEVTGISFIDSTPIEVCHPCRSKSHRVFEGLVGWGKNSVGWHYGFKLHLIINQRGELLAFKLTPGNTDDRKPVPDLTQDLIGKLFGDRGYISQELFEQLYQRGLELITRRKKKMKQQLVRLIDKILLRKRALIETVNDQLKNISQIEHSRHRSVWNFLVNLLAGLIAYTYLPKKPSLDLEPSGLPALPPAVF; encoded by the coding sequence ATGACAGATATTGTATCTCGTCTCGATATTACTCAAATATTTTGTGAGGTAGACGACTTCTATCAAACTTTTGAACGACATTGGCTTTCAATCCCTCTATTGACGGCTCAGAGTGGGGAACGATTGTGTCGCTCTCGTTTAAGCTTGAGTGAAGTAATGACGATTGTGATTGCTTTTCATGGCTCTGGCTATCGTACCTTCAAAGAATTTTACCTACGACAAGTTCTACCGGGCTGGCGCAAAGCTTTTCCTCATCTGGTCAGTTATACTCGTTTTGTGGAATTGATGCCTTGGTCGTTGATGCTGTTGTGCTACTTTGTACAGACCCGTCGAGGAGAAGTAACTGGCATTTCATTCATTGATTCGACCCCAATCGAGGTATGTCATCCTTGCCGTTCCAAGAGCCATCGTGTGTTTGAAGGTTTGGTGGGCTGGGGCAAAAACTCTGTCGGTTGGCACTATGGGTTTAAGCTGCACCTAATTATTAACCAACGAGGCGAGTTGCTGGCTTTTAAGTTAACCCCAGGTAATACTGACGACCGTAAGCCTGTACCTGACTTAACTCAAGATCTGATTGGTAAGTTATTTGGCGATCGCGGTTATATTTCTCAAGAGCTATTTGAGCAACTTTACCAGCGAGGACTCGAACTGATTACACGACGCAAGAAAAAGATGAAACAGCAGTTAGTGCGGTTAATCGACAAAATTTTGTTGCGTAAACGAGCCTTGATTGAAACCGTCAATGACCAACTCAAGAACATTTCTCAAATCGAGCATTCGAGACACCGAAGTGTTTGGAATTTTCTAGTCAATCTCTTAGCTGGATTGATAGCTTACACTTACCTACCCAAAAAACCTTCTCTCGATTTAGAACCCTCAGGCTTACCAGCCCTTCCTCCTGCCGTCTTTTAA
- a CDS encoding sulfite exporter TauE/SafE family protein, whose translation MRNSWAFAWGGLVGILGGLIGLGGAEFRLPVLVGIFKYHTLQAIIINLIISLVTVIFSFIFRSGVVGLEDVVAHLATILNILAGSLIGSYVGVSYATRINERQLNRIVVIFLVFISILLIGHNVLFSVESWPIPDLLRMSMGFVAGIAIGIFSSMLGVAGGELIIPTIVLVFAIDIKLAGSLSLAISIPTIMMGLFKYRNQPRFKEIKLEREFLVAMAFGSIVGALIGSNLLKYVSSSFLYVILGTILLLSALKLAHHKSAA comes from the coding sequence ATGCGGAATAGTTGGGCATTTGCTTGGGGAGGGTTAGTGGGAATTCTCGGAGGTCTTATCGGCTTGGGCGGTGCTGAGTTTCGCCTACCAGTTCTAGTCGGCATTTTTAAATATCATACCCTACAAGCGATTATTATTAATCTCATTATTAGCCTCGTTACTGTCATTTTTTCCTTTATTTTTCGCAGTGGTGTTGTGGGTTTGGAAGATGTTGTTGCTCATCTAGCGACAATCCTTAATATTCTGGCAGGCTCTCTCATCGGTTCTTATGTTGGTGTTAGCTATGCAACCCGAATTAACGAACGACAATTAAATCGAATTGTTGTCATTTTTCTAGTTTTTATAAGCATCTTACTGATTGGACATAATGTTCTCTTCAGTGTGGAGAGTTGGCCAATTCCAGACTTACTAAGAATGAGCATGGGTTTTGTCGCAGGAATTGCGATCGGGATCTTTAGTAGTATGCTCGGTGTAGCAGGAGGAGAATTAATAATCCCAACGATCGTTTTGGTTTTTGCAATTGATATCAAATTAGCGGGAAGTTTGAGTCTTGCGATTAGCATTCCTACGATTATGATGGGGCTATTCAAATACAGAAATCAGCCAAGATTTAAGGAGATTAAATTAGAGCGAGAATTTCTCGTTGCGATGGCATTTGGTTCTATCGTGGGGGCGTTAATTGGTAGTAATCTTCTGAAATATGTATCGAGTTCTTTTTTGTACGTAATTCTGGGTACAATTCTCTTGTTATCAGCCCTAAAGTTGGCCCATCACAAGTCAGCAGCCTAG